From one Musa acuminata AAA Group cultivar baxijiao chromosome BXJ2-6, Cavendish_Baxijiao_AAA, whole genome shotgun sequence genomic stretch:
- the LOC103990040 gene encoding NDR1/HIN1-like protein 1: MSGKDCGDHSKWCKLRKRYWRILGCIVGFIILILLIILIIWLVLRPTKPRFYLQGAVVLQFNYTGPPSNLLSTVFQVTIASRNPNDRIGIYYDRIFVYAAYKNQQISLATALPPMYQGHNDVVIWSPYLFGPNVPVAPYLCDALTQDKASGFLILHVKIDGRIRWKVGSWTSDHYHLFVSCPAFLTFQTGRSGSDATVRFQQMSACSVEV, encoded by the coding sequence ATGTCGGGCAAGGACTGCGGCGACCACAGCAAGTGGTGCAAGCTCCGGAAGCGCTACTGGCGCATCTTAGGGTGCATCGTCGGCTTCATAATTCTGATCCTTCTCATCATCCTCATCATATGGCTGGTGCTCCGCCCCACCAAGCCCCGGTTCTACCTGCAGGGCGCGGTGGTGCTGCAGTTCAACTACACCGGCCCACCCAGCAACCTGCTCTCCACCGTCTTCCAGGTCACCATCGCCTCCCGCAACCCCAACGACCGCATCGGCATCTACTACGACCGCATCTTCGTCTACGCCGCCTACAAGAACCAGCAGATCAGCCTCGCCACCGCCCTGCCCCCGATGTACCAGGGCCACAACGACGTCGTCATCTGGTCGCCCTACCTCTTCGGCCCCAACGTCCCGGTGGCGCCCTACCTCTGCGACGCCCTCACCCAAGACAAGGCTTCCGGCTTCCTCATCCTCCACGTCAAGATCGACGGCCGCATAAGATGGAAGGTCGGCTCCTGGACCTCCGACCACTACCACCTCTTCGTCAGCTGCCCGGCCTTCCTCACCTTTCAAACCGGGAGGTCAGGATCCGACGCCACCGTCAGGTTCCAGCAGATGTCCGCCTGCAGCGTCGAAGTCTAA
- the LOC135615925 gene encoding protein SMAX1-LIKE 3-like, whose protein sequence is MRAGGCAVQQALTPEAAAVVKQAINLARRRGHAQVTPLHVANTMLSSSTGLLRAACLRSHSHPLQCKALELCFNVALNRLPASSLSTPILGPTQTHLHHHHHHPPSLSNALVAAFKRAQAHQRRGSIESQQQPLLAVKIELEQLIISILDDPSVSRVMREAGFSSTQVKSNVEQAVSMEICASASPTRSPGKPKDSATHLTTPQKTKTRSLLQVKNEDVMSVVDTLVSGRRRRFVIVGECLATAEAVVGAVIDKVDKKEVPEGLRDVQFITLPLLSFKQMPLEEVDQKIGELRCFVKSCCVERGVVLYLKDLNWAAESRIARGEKGRTYYCPLEHVIMEIRNLICGGFEGANSNERLCLVSAATYQTYMRCRIGNPSLETLWGLQPLQIPAGGLGLSLDCDSDLNQMRSKIGGAAQLLPPAEDEIGSHLACCADSSINFEAEVEILRNPSCGSHGSISSSLPSWLKRYKEENTRANNVDQGCLRLKDLCGKWNSICGSSHKTSTHRSEITTNCSSVSPSSSSIYTYGHHIPSLQQSHQPWTLSLGAKHPSRGHILVAEAVDEEPEHNSRINHRENAGQTLPILPCVYPQSNPNSNSSSGTMEMEFLSRFKALNAENLKALCNALERKVSWQQDIIPEIASTILQCRSGLIRRKDKRKPSERKEETWLFFQGSDTAGKERIARELARLVFGSYTNLITVGLGNLSSTRSDSTEDPRNKRSRAEASRSYLDCLFEALRENPHRVITMEDIEQVDYYTLASIKRAMEGGRLQSYGGEEVGLSDAIVILSCESFDSRSRACSPLVKQKAEAEDEKQEASEDVDTCLSIDLNVCAAGDIDLGTFDNAGVIESVDRAFFFKLPEEI, encoded by the exons ATGAGAGCAGGTGGTTGCGCTGTTCAACAAGCCTTGACCCCGGAAGCAGCAGCTGTTGTGAAGCAAGCCATAAACCTAGCTCGACGGCGAGGACATGCACAGGTGACGCCCCTCCATGTGGCCAACACCATGCTTTCGTCTTCCACCGGCCTCCTCCGTGCCGCCTGCCTCCGGTCGCACTCCCACCCGCTGCAGTGCAAGGCTCTGGAGCTTTGTTTCAACGTTGCCCTCAATCGCCTGCCGGCCTCCTCTTTATCCACTCCCATCCTCGGTCCCACCCAAAcccatctccaccaccaccaccaccaccctccGTCCCTCTCCAACGCCCTCGTAGCGGCCTTCAAGAGAGCTCAGGCCCACCAGCGCCGCGGATCCATCGAAAGCCAGCAGCAGCCGCTGCTTGCGGTCAAGATCGAGCTCGAGCAACTCATCATCTCCATCCTCGACGACCCAAGCGTGAGTAGAGTCATGAGAGAGGCTGGCTTCTCCAGTACTCAAGTTAAGAGCAATGTGGAGCAAGCCGTATCCATGGAGATATGTGCATCCGCTTCTCCCACCCGTAGTCCTGGCAAGCCCAAGGACTCCGCCACTCACCTCACCACCCCACAAAAGACCAAAACGAGGTCTCTGCTTCAAGTGAAGAACGAGGATGTGATGAGTGTCGTTGACACTTTGGTCAGCGGGAGGCGGAGGAGGTTCGTGATAGTGGGAGAGTGCTTGGCTACCGCAGAGGCTGTCGTTGGAGCAGTGATAGATAAAGTGGACAAAAAAGAGGTGCCTGAGGGTTTAAGGGACGTACAGTTCATAACACTCCCTCTCCTCTCGTTTAAGCAGATGCCATTGGAGGAGGTTGATCAGAAGATTGGGGAGCTGAGGTGCTTCGTGAAGAGTTGCTGCGTGGAGAGAGGGGTTGTCTTGTACTTGAAGGATCTCAACTGGGCTGCCGAGTCCAGAATTGCTCGTGGGGAGAAGGGAAGAACTTATTATTGTCCTTTGGAGCATGTAATCATGGAGATTAGGAACTTGATCTGTGGTGGATTCGAGGGAGCAAATAGTAATGAGAGGCTTTGCCTCGTGTCGGCCGCAACATATCAGACCTACATGAGATGTCGGATTGGGAACCCTTCATTGGAGACTCTCTGGGGCCTTCAGCCTCTTCAAATTCCTGCAGGAGGCTTAGGATTAAGCCTCGACTGTGACAG TGATCTAAACCAAATGAGAAGCAAAATTGGTGGAGCTGCGCAACTTCTGCCTCCGGCAGAAGATGAAATAGGAAGTCATCTCGCGTGCTGCGCCGATTCTTCTATCAATTTTGAAGCTGAAGTTGAAATCTTGCGCAACCCTTCTTGTGGTAGCCACGGTTCGATATCCTCGAGCTTACCTTCGTGGCTCAAAAGATATAAAGAAGAGAACACCAGAGCAAACAACGTCGATCAG GGCTGTCTCCGACTAAAAGATCTATGCGGGAAATGGAACTCGATCTGCGGTTCATCCCATAAAACCAGTACTCATAGatctgagataacaactaattgctcttCAGTTTCTCCATCTTCGTCTTCCATCTACACGTACGGTCATCACATTCCCAGCTTGCAACAGAGCCACCAACCTTGGACTCTATCTCTCGGGGCAAAACACCCATCTAGAGGACACATCTTGGTGGCAGAAGCTGTCGACGAGGAACCTGAACATAATTCAAGAATCAACCATCGAGAGAATGCAGGGCAAACATTGCCGATCTTACCATGTGTTTACCCCCAGTCAAACCCTAACTCAAATTCTTCGAGTGGTACCATGGAGATGGAGTTCCTTTCCAGATTCAAGGCGCTCAATGCCGAGAACCTAAAGGCCCTCTGCAATGCACTGGAGAGAAAGGTCAGCTGGCAGCAGGATATAATACCTGAGATCGCGAGTACCATCCTCCAGTGCAGGTCGGGATTGATAAGAAGGAAAGATAAGCGGAAGCCTTCAGAGAGAAAGGAGGAGACGTGGCTGTTCTTTCAAGGAAGTGACACCGCAGGCAAGGAGAGGATAGCTAGAGAGCTCGCCAGACTCGTCTTTGGTTCTTACACCAACCTCATCACGGTTGGACTCGGTAACTTGTCGTCGACACGGTCGGACTCCACCGAAGACCCTCGGAATAAAAGGTCGAGAGCAGAAGCCAGTCGTAGCTATCTCGACTGCCTCTTTGAAGCCCTACGCGAGAACCCACACCGTGTTATCACGATGGAAGACATCGAGCAGGTAGATTACTACACTCTAGCGAGCATCAAGAGAGCCATGGAGGGAGGGAGGCTACAGAGCTACGGTGGTGAGGAAGTTGGTCTTTCTGATGCTATCGTCATCTTGAGCTGTGAAAGCTTCGATTCCCGGTCAAGGGCTTGCTCGCCTCTAGTTAAGCAGAAGGCCGAGGCCGAAGACGAGAAGCAAGAAGCATCCGAGGATGTGGATACGTGCCTTTCGATAGATTTAAATGTTTGTGCCGCAGGCGACATAGATCTCGGGACCTTTGACAATGCCGGGGTGATTGAATCTGTGGACCGGGCGTTCTTCTTTAAGTTGCCTGAGGAAATATAA